In a genomic window of Punica granatum isolate Tunisia-2019 chromosome 6, ASM765513v2, whole genome shotgun sequence:
- the LOC116212428 gene encoding aldehyde oxidase GLOX-like, producing the protein MKESQTPSTMAPFSPKKESKNRSCSPFTSMVISMLVFFLSSLVKLSYSEDLSLAPTSLMAGRWELLQPSIGVSAMHMQLLPNNKVVIFDRTDFGPSNLSLPDGHCRRDPTDRAVKVDCTAHSLLYDPESNSVRPLTVQTNTWCSSGALRPDGTLVQTGGYGDGERRVRTFTPCADSDGCDWTELLQGLSVRRWYASNVLLPNGRVIILGGRNTFTYEFFPKSSAEEKPVYMNFLKETRDPKEENNLYPFLHLLPDGNLFVFANKRSILFDYSKNQILKEFPVIPGVDKRNYPSTGSSVLLPLRLDGSNQFTAEVMICGGSPPGAFNASNRHRVFFGASTTCGRLRVTDPKPRWLMEQMPAPRVMGDMILLPTGDVLIVNGATNGTAGWEDATNAIKNPILYQPNEANPAERFIVLNPSDVPRMYHSAATLLADGRILVGGSNPHVKYNFTAFPYPTDLSLEAFHPPYLSAQNAIFRPSILSVESLDQAVTYGQRLAINFVLTMYRPNYRGGISVALIAPAFTTHSYGMNQRLLFLEVVNVVHLSMLAYKVTVVAPPTPAVAPPGFYMLSVIHARVPSQSLWVRVH; encoded by the coding sequence atgaaagaaagtcaaacACCGTCAACAATGGCGCCATTTTCCCCCAAGAAAGAGAGCAAGAACCGTTCTTGCTCCCCCTTCACGTCGATGGTAATCTCAATGttagtcttcttcctctcgtCCTTGGTCAAGCTCTCGTATTCGGAGGACCTGTCGCTCGCTCCTACCTCGCTGATGGCAGGTCGCTGGGAGTTGTTGCAACCGAGCATTGGCGTCTCGGCCATGCACATGCAGCTCCTCCCGAACAACAAGGTGGTGATCTTCGACCGCACCGACTTCGGCCCCTCAAACCTCAGCCTCCCTGATGGCCACTGCCGCCGCGACCCGACTGATCGCGCCGTCAAGGTGGACTGCACCGCCCATTCCCTCCTCTACGACCCGGAGTCCAACTCTGTACGGCCCCTCACTGTCCAGACAAACACGTGGTGCTCCTCTGGCGCCCTTCGCCCTGATGGCACCCTTGTTCAGACTGGCGGCTATGGGGACGGCGAGCGCAGAGTGCGCACCTTCACCCCCTGCGCAGACTCTGATGGCTGCGACTGGACGGAGCTCCTCCAAGGTCTGTCCGTCCGCCGCTGGTACGCCTCCAATGTGCTCCTCCCAAATGGCCGAGTCATCATTCTTGGAGGCCGCAACACCTTCACTTATGAGTTCTTTCCAAAGAGCAGTGCTGAGGAGAAGCCCGTCTACATGAACTTCTTGAAGGAAACGAGAGACCCCAAGGAGGAAAACAACCTCTACCCGTTCTTGCACTTGCTCCCTGATGGAAACCTTTTCGTGTTCGCCAATAAACGGTCGATTTTGTTCGATTACAGCAAGAACCAGATCCTCAAGGAGTTCCCGGTGATCCCTGGCGTGGACAAGCGGAATTATCCGAGCACTGGTTCGTCGGTCCTTCTTCCATTGAGGCTGGACGGATCAAACCAGTTCACTGCTGAGGTGATGATCTGTGGCGGGTCTCCGCCTGGGGCATTCAATGCGTCCAACAGGCATCGGGTGTTTTTCGGTGCCTCGACCACTTGCGGGCGGCTCAGGGTGACTGATCCGAAGCCCCGGTGGTTGATGGAGCAGATGCCTGCCCCACGGGTCATGGGGGACATGATACTCTTACCCACCGGTGACGTCCTGATAGTGAATGGTGCAACCAATGGGACCGCGGGATGGGAAGATGCGACGAATGCTATCAAGAACCCAATCTTATACCAGCCCAACGAAGCCAACCCAGCCGAGCGGTTCATTGTCCTAAACCCTTCTGACGTCCCGAGGATGTACCATTCCGCGGCAACCCTGCTGGCTGATGGCAGGATCCTGGTAGGCGGGAGCAACCCCCACGTGAAGTACAACTTCACGGCCTTCCCTTACCCGACCGACCTAAGCCTGGAGGCCTTCCACCCGCCCTACCTCAGTGCACAGAATGCCATCTTCCGGCCCTCGATCCTCTCCGTGGAGTCACTGGACCAGGCAGTGACCTATGGGCAGCGGCTCGCTATCAACTTTGTCCTAACAATGTACCGGCCCAATTACCGGGGTGGGATTTCCGTCGCCCTGATAGCCCCAGCCTTCACCACCCACTCGTATGGGATGAACCAGAGGCTGCTGTTCCTGGAGGTGGTGAACGTGGTGCACCTGTCGATGCTAGCTTACAAGGTGACGGTGGTGGCACCACCCACCCCTGCAGTGGCTCCCCCCGGGTTCTACATGCTCTCAGTCATCCACGCCAGAGTCCCGAGCCAGAGCCTGTGGGTGAGGGTGCACTGA
- the LOC116212427 gene encoding protein NRT1/ PTR FAMILY 4.6-like isoform X1 — protein sequence MELEGNHHDQLERWEGYVDWRSRPALVGRHGGMLAAFFVLVVEILENLAYLANASNLVLYLSDYMHQSPSDAANNVTDFMGTAFLLALLGGFLSDAFFTAYHIYLISAAIEFLGLVILTVQAKSSALKPQPCDKAASSGSPCEKVHGGKAAMLFAGLYLVALGVGGIKGSLPAHGAEQFDDSTAQGRKQRSTFFNYFVFCLSCGGLIAVTLVVWVEDNKGWEWGFGISTLAILLSIPIFLAGSAMYRNKIPSGSPLTSISKVLVAATVNSFRSRNLSNAIASMAMSPSNMGQRTMGPEHEAHTTKPKDSTTSHGQATNVESLRFLNRALTEKPLHTSLQCSAEQVEDVKTVLRILPIFACTIMLNCCLAQLSTFSVQQAATMDTKLGSLKVPPASLPIFPILFIMILAPIYDHVIVPFARRATKSEMGITHLQRIGVGLALSIMAMAVAALVEVKRKRVATNKGLLDSGGPLPISFFWVAFQYLFLGSADLFTLAGLLEFFFSEAPSSMRSLATSLSWASLAMGYYLSSVIVSIVNGATGSPGHRGWLSGPNLNSYHLDRFYWLICVLSGLNFIHYLFWAARYKYRSIK from the exons ATG GAATTAGAAGGAAACCATCATGATCAGCTGGAAAGATGGGAAGGCTATGTCGACTGGAGGAGCCGCCCCGCCCTCGTTGGCCGCCACGGTGGCATGCTAGCCGCCTTCTTCGTCTTGG TGGTGGAGATACTGGAGAACTTGGCATATCTGGCGAACGCGAGCAACTTGGTGCTGTACCTGTCGGACTACATGCACCAATCGCCTTCCGACGCAGCCAACAATGTCACAGATTTCATGGGCACGGCCTTCCTCCTTGCCCTCTTGGGCGGCTTCTTATCCGACGCCTTCTTCACCGCTTATCACATCTACCTGATAAGCGCCGCCATAGAATTCCTG GGATTGGTGATACTTACAGTGCAAGCCAAGTCATCTGCCCTAAAGCCACAGCCCTGCGACAAGGCCGCGAGCTCCGGCAGCCCGTGTGAGAAAGTCCATGGAGGAAAGGCCGCGATGCTCTTTGCTGGCCTCTACCTGGTGGCCCTTGGAGTCGGGGGCATCAAGGGCTCGCTCCCGGCCCATGGAGCTGAGCAGTTCGATGACTCCACAGCCCAGGGGAGGAAGCAGAGGTCCACCTTCTTCAACTATTTTGTGTTCTGCCTCTCTTGTGGTGGCCTAATCGCTGTGACTCTTGTCGTGTGGGTCGAGGACAACAAAGGCTGGGAGTGGGGGTTCGGGATCTCGACCCTAGCGATACTACTGTCCATCCCGATCTTCCTTGCTGGCTCTGCCATGTACCGCAACAAGATTCCCTCAGGGAGCCCGCTCACGTCAATATCGAAG GTTTTGGTTGCTGCCACAGTAAACAGCTTCCGATCCCGAAACTTGAGCAACGCCATCGCAAGCATGGCCATGAGCCCATCAAACATGGGCCAGAGGACTATGGGACCCGAGCACGAGGCCCACACCACCAAACCGAAGGACTCAACAACGTCACACGGGCAGGCCACAAACGTAGAAAGCCTCAGGTTCCTAAACAGGGCACTGACAGAGAAACCGCTCCACACATCACTCCAATGCTCGGCGGAACAAGTCGAGGACGTGAAGACAGTCCTCAGAATCCTCCCGATCTTCGCCTGCACGATAATGCTAAACTGCTGCCTCGCACAGCTCTCGACTTTCTCAGTCCAGCAGGCCGCCACAATGGATACGAAACTCGGGTCCCTGAAGGTCCCCCCAGCCTCCCTCCCAATCTTCCCAATCCTCTTCATCATGATACTAGCTCCCATCTATGATCATGTGATCGTCCCATTTGCCCGGAGAGCCACCAAGTCCGAGATGGGCATCACCCACCTCCAGAGAATCGGGGTCGGGCTGGCCCTCTCAATCATGGCGATGGCGGTGGCTGCCCTGGTTGAGGTCAAGAGAAAACGAGTGGCAACCAACAAGGGTCTGCTAGACTCTGGTGGGCCATTGCCAATCTCATTCTTCTGGGTCGCTTTCCAGTACCTCTTCCTAGGATCTGCCGACCTCTTCACGCTCGCGGGTCTGCTGGAGTTCTTCTTCTCCGAGGCCCCGAGCAGCATGAGGTCGCTTGCTACCTCCCTGTCATGGGCATCACTGGCAATGGGATATTACCTGAGCTCTGTGATTGTCTCCATTGTTAATGGAGCCACAGGAAGCCCGGGCCACCGAGGATGGCTCTCCGGCCCCAACCTCAACAGCTACCACTTGGACCGATTCTATTGGCTGATTTGTGTGCTGAGTGGGCTGAACTTCATACACTATCTCTTCTGGGCTGCAAGGTACAAGTACAGATCAATCAAGTGA
- the LOC116212429 gene encoding protein TWIN LOV 1, which yields MESLLALIEQSFNGRYSRHVTEALDELPDSFTITDPSICGHPIVFASRGFLKMCGYSKEEVIGQNGRIFQGPGTNRRSVMEIREAIREERTVQLNLLNYRKDGTPFWMLFHMNPVFSKEDGRVIHFVAVQVPLSGRRSRRSSANFSEDIMFGSCRREVCSDSFLEVDRVLEFNSVPDSDSAGVEIDEPCEASELDKGRVASAINSIMSILTHYSESTGRLVCGKKRSCYGTSVLGSSITISLGRIKQSFVLADMHLPDLPIVYASDAFLKLTGYSRHEVLGRNCRFLSGMVTDPSTLLYIKESIRAERPCTVRILNYRKDGSTFWNLLHISPVRDASGKNAYFVGVQIEEGSCRNQDGDGLSVEMRQRSTVGAVRVALRTLSMSAGSSRSG from the exons ATGGAATCACTGCTGGCCCTGATTGAGCAGTCCTTCAACGGCCGCTACTCCCGCCATGTGACGGAAGCTCTCGACGAGCTGCCCGACAGCTTCACCATAACCGATCCCAGCATCTGCGGCCACCCCATCGTCTTCGCCAGTAGAGGGTTCCTGAAGATGTGCGGTTACTCCAAGGAGGAAGTGATTGGGCAGAACGGCAGGATCTTTCAGGGGCCAGGGACTAACCGGAGGTCCGTCATGGAAATCCGCGAGGCCATTAGGGAGGAGCGGACGGTTCAGCTCAATCTGCTCAATTATCGCAAGGACGGGACCCCGTTCTGGATGTTGTTCCATATGAACCCTGTGTTCAGCAAGGAAGACGGCAGGGTGATCCATTTCGTGGCCGTTCAGGTGCCGTTGTCTGGGAGGAGGAGCAGGCGGTCGTCAGCGAATTTCTCCGAGGATATCATGTTCGGGTCTTGTAGGAGGGAGGTCTGCTCGGACAGTTTTCTGGAAGTGGATCGTGTTCTGGAGTTTAATTCGGTTCCGGACTCGGATAGTGCAG GCGTAGAGATCGATGAGCCCTGCGAGGCGAGTGAATTGGATAAAGGAAGGGTCGCTTCCGCCATTAACAGCATCATGTCTATCTTAACTCACTATAGTGAGTCGACTGGTAGATTGGTTTGTGGAAAGAAACGCAGCTGTTATGGGACCAGCGTTCTGGGTTCATCCATAACTATATCTCTTGGTAGAATCAAACAAAGCTTTGTATT GGCTGATATGCACTTGCCAGACTTGCCGATAGTTTACGCAAGTGATGCCTTCTTGAAATTGACAG GTTATTCTAGACACGAAGTGTTAGGTCGCAATTGCAGATTTCTCAGTGGGATGGTTACAGACCCCTCAACTCTCTTATAT ATAAAGGAAAGCATTCGTGCCGAAAGGCCCTGCACAGTACGTATTTTGAATTACAG GAAGGATGGTAGTACGTTTTGGaatcttcttcacatttcacCTGTTCGCGATGCTTCCGGCAAG AATGCGTACTTTGTGGGCGTTCAGATCGAAGAAGGTAGCTGCAGGAATCAGGATGGAGACGGGCTGAGCGTCGAGATGAGGCAGCGGAGCACCGTGGGTGCAGTTCGCGTTGCACTGAGGACTCTGTCGATGAGCGCTGGGTCTTCCAGGTCAGGGTAA